In Cercospora beticola chromosome 3, complete sequence, the following proteins share a genomic window:
- a CDS encoding uncharacterized protein (antiSMASH:Cluster_7) produces MLDTNTETAVLLKQWVRLYHYGHLLMPGLAICTFLLYTFVVVQRRSSGTDAQWRRYALAAATTVTMIPFTLAIMVPTNDTLFRLDRQTRVDGTKEVLVSGDVRALVVRWSWMHIARSCFPLLGAVLGVGALAEDLTLPIMSQPSKQQAK; encoded by the coding sequence ATGCTGGACACCAACACGGAGACAGCCGTGCTCTTGAAACAATGGGTTCGCCTCTATCACTACGGCCATTTACTCATGCCAGGCCTGGCAATTTGTACATTCCTGCTGTACACCTTCGTTGTCGTGCAACGACGCAGTTCCGGAACCGATGCCCAGTGGAGAAGATACGCtttggcagcagcgacaaccGTTACGATGATTCCCTTCACCTTGGCCATCATGGTTCCCACCAATGATACTTTATTCCGCTTAGACCGCCAGACGCGTGTCGATGGAACGAAGGAAGTTCTGGTCTCGGGAGATGTTCGGGCATTGGTGGTCCGATGGAGCTGGATGCATATCGCCCGTTCATGCTTCCCACTGCTGGGTGCAGTACTGGGAGTCGGAGCATTGGCAGAAGACCTCACATTGCCAATAATGTCTCAGCCATCGAAGCAGCAGGCCAAGTAA
- a CDS encoding uncharacterized protein (antiSMASH:Cluster_7), which yields MPVIATNLQQAAALLKGMSVAELYTLQELTAKELEEHSRPFPFLALSAELRNEIYDLVAVSQVFSITDIERQENGLAVVNKQISSEYLSVLNSKEMVRAKYLRDVTTMGWEDIDVRKLLTARSIFAHEFPEDQDMWFRSFHSSGYASAEKKVVDKTRLDDAHLAKSGDPAQCSFWGMLEIAGSSEGYFVFAIKVKEIDNYCPDAQQRDNDDEV from the coding sequence ATGCCTGTCATCGCCACCAACCTCCAACAGGCAGCCGCCTTACTTAAAGGGATGAGCGTTGCCGAGCTCTACACGCTACAGGAGCTTACTGCaaaagagctggaagagcatTCAAGGCCATTTCCTTTCCTCGCTCTTTCAGCCGAGCTGCGCAATGAGATCTACGACCTTGTCGCCGTCAGTCAAGTCTTCAGCATAACTGACATTGAACGTCAAGAGAACGGACTGGCCGTGGTCAACAAGCAGATTTCAAGCGAGTACCTCAGTGTTCTGAACAGTAAAGAAATGGTCCGCGCCAAGTACTTAAGAGATGTCACTACAATGGGATGGGAGGACATCGACGTACGCAAACTGCTCACAGCCCGATCTATTTTTGCACACGAATTTCCTGAGGACCAGGACATGTGGTTTCGCTCTTTCCACTCCTCCGGCTATGCTAGTGCCGAGAAAAAGGTGGTTGATAAGACCAGGCTTGACGATGCACATTTGGCGAAGAGCGGTGATCCGGCTCAATGCAGCTTCTGGGGCATGCTCGAGATAGCCGGTTCCAGTGAAGGGTACTTTGTCTTTGCGATCAAGGTCAAGGAAATCGACAATTATTGTCCAGACGCACAACAGAGGGAcaatgatgatgaggtgTGA
- a CDS encoding uncharacterized protein (SMCOG1119:halogenase~antiSMASH:Cluster_7) — protein sequence MSVPTRCSVLVIGGGPAGSYAASVLARESVDVVLLEADVFPRYHIGESMIASMRYFLRFIGLEEDFDKHGFTKKFGATFKITDKRAAYTDFSVSLGPEGHTWNVVRSEADEMIFRHAGKSGAQIFDGTKVNDITFVPYEQDGFTSDARVANPGRPVSASWSRKDGSGGSIEFDYLIDASGRAGIISTKYLKNRKMNEALKNIANWAYWKGAAPYAKGERNENSPFFEALKDGSGWCWAIPLHDGTLSIGIVARQDIFNAKKKAAGLPSEEFYRRSLKELCPEISELVKDAQIVSGIKQAADWSYSASAYAGPHFRLAGDAGCFIDPYFSSGVHLAFVSGLSAALTVQAARKGQCSELAAAKWHSGKVTEGYTRFLLVVMTVLKQVRQQSRALLAKEEEEGFERAFNFIQPVIQGTADAESSDAAIQRKAAAGVEFALGVNEISAAQQKAVLDKVQDAGHDVNGLEKLTDDEVEILKGIAGKQQALTLHASNIEALAGDTINGLAAVIERGKIGLRSASVLPEAEALHVLGVEAEERERMMNLNRTLAVEA from the exons ATGTCCGTTCCTACGCGATGTTCCGTGCTTGTCATTGGAGGCGGTCCAGCCGGCTCATATGCAGCTTCCGTGCTGGCTCGTGAGTCGGTGGATGTCGTGTTGCTGGAGGCAGACGTCTTTCCAAG ATATCACATCGGCGAGAGTATGATCGCGTCCATGCGCTACTTCCTTCGTTTCATTGGCCTAGAGGAAGATTTCGACAAGCATGGCTTTACGAAGAAG TTTGGGGCAACATTCAAGATCACGGACAAGCGTGCCGCGT ATACCGACTTTTCTGTTTCGCTCGGGCCAGAAGGTCATACTTGGAACGTCGTTCGTTCCGAAGCGGACGAGATGATTTTCCGACACGCCGGAAAGAGTGGCGCACAAATATTTGACGGCACCAAAGTTAACGATATAACTTTCGTGCCGTATGAGCAAGATGGCTTCACTTCAGATGCGCGAGTCGCTAATCCTGGCCGTCCTGTATCCGCAAGCTGGTCAAGAAAGGACGGATCTGGTGGCAGTATTGAATTTGACTACCTCATCGATGCCAGCGGCCGGGCGGGCATCATATCGACCAAGTATCTCAAGAATCGCAAAATGAACGAAGCCTTGAAGAACATCGCGAATTGGGCATACTGGAAGGGTGCAGCGCCTTATGCCAAGGGTGAGAGGAACGAAAATTCGCCCTTCTTCGAGGCTTTGAAGG ACGGGAGTGGCTGGTGTTGGGCGATTCCTCTCCACGATGGGACATTATCCATTGGCATCGTTGCTCGTCAGGATATCTTCAACGCCAAGAAAAAGGCTGCAGGTTTGCCCAGTGAGGAGTTCTACCGGCGCAGTCTCAAGGAGCTCTGCCCAGAGATCTCGGAGTTGGTCAAGGACGCGCAAATAGTTAGCGGCATCAAACAAGCAGCGGACTGGTCCTACAGTGCCTCCGCGTACGCTGGACCTCACTTCCGTCTGGCAGGCGATGCTGGTTGCTTTATTGACCCATACTTCTCATCTGGAGTCCATTTGGCATTCGTCAGCGGCCTTTCCGCTGCACTGACTGTGCAAGCAGCCAGGAAGGGCCAGTGTAGCGAGCTTGCTGCAGCCAAATGGCACTCTGGCAAAGTGACCGAAGGCTACACTCGCTTTCTGCTCGTTGTCATGACAGTTCTTAAGCAAGTGCGGCAGCAATCGCGTGCTCTGCTGgcgaaagaggaggaagaaggcttcgAGCGGGCTTTCAATTTCATACAACCCG TGATCCAAGGCACTGCCGATGCTGAATCGAGCGACGCTGCAATCCAGCGGAAGGCGGCGGCAGGCGTGGAGTTCGCTCTCGGCGTGAATGAGATCTCCGCCGCACAGCAGAAAGCGGTCCTCGACAAAGTTCAGGATGCTGGCCACGATGTCAATGGTCTAGAGAAGCTGACGGACGACGAGGTTGAGATCCTCAAGGGCATTGCCGGGAAGCAGCAAGCCCTGACGCTGCACGCGTCCAATATTGAGGCATTGGCGGGCGATACCATCAACGGCCTCGCAGCTGTCATCGAGCGAGGCAAGATTGGTCTCCGTTCGGCGAGCGTGCTCCCCGAAGCAGAGGCGCTGCATGTGCTGGgggtggaggcggaggagcgcGAGAGGATGATGAATCTGAACAGGACGCTGGCCGTCGAGGCGTGA
- a CDS encoding uncharacterized protein (antiSMASH:Cluster_7) → MTADFESRSDLVAVFDPKQDPQVAGVQAGQITRRHDPSIGETSSLRNSCDACAQAKLKCKKEKPTCSRCAKRGIPCQYLYSKRAGRKPSKPNNNTGSEQHEASQTSQNNTPLHADASYDYFGTGLQQFVSATGGTTPSVLSDLNLSELLDFSTVPGLELGKAELSSELDGSWAANPGSSSSSGSSLEDPGGDIPMGDFSMDGDFFASNSLPDPYNLSTIFSGSGDRDLHDVMSPEANCPCLQRALQDMQRVSGLTSSVGGVWSGTTVDGRAMLRTSLDVVKENKDILRGILHTLACPGPHNGHLLALLTFVLSSVVNLYAIITSSRPPPASGQQPPVPNMDRSSSVSSLASLGDYNADQEDPVHAAAYIVFGELQQLRKSCEQLAHRLKDHAILQDGSAASRFGGKIQPSLSANICRTLETDLNRLFKELALAVIQKLT, encoded by the coding sequence ATGACCGCCGACTTTGAAAGCCGTAGCGACCTCGTTGCTGTGTTTGACCCTAAACAAGACCCACAAGTTGCTGGAGTGCAAGCCGGCCAGATCACACGTCGACACGATCCAAGCATCGGGGAGACCTCGTCGTTGCGAAACAGCTGCGATGCTTGTGCACAGGCCAAGCTGAAATGCAAAAAAGAGAAGCCCACATGCTCGCGGTGTGCGAAACGGGGGATCCCTTGCCAGTATCTGTACAGCAAGCGTGCAGGCCGGAAACCTTCGAAGCCCAACAATAATACAGGCAGTGAACAGCACGAAGCTTCCCAGACTTCCCAGAATAACACTCCACTCCATGCGGATGCCAGTTACGATTACTTTGGCACTGGCTTGCAGCAGTTCGTATCGGCAACAGGTGGGACAACTCCATCTGTCCTCTCAGACCTGAATCTCTCCGAGCTTCTCGACTTCAGCACTGTTCCTGGCTTGGAGCTTGGGAAAGCTGAGTTGTCCTCTGAGCTTGACGGATCATGGGCGGCAAATCCTGGCAGTAGTAGCAGCAGTGGAAGCAGTCTTGAGGACCCAGGCGGAGACATTCCAATGGGCGATTTCTCAATGGATGGCGATTTCTTTGCGAGCAATTCATTACCGGACCCTTACAACCTGTCGACCATATTCTCTGGTTCAGGAGATCGCGACTTGCACGATGTCATGAGTCCTGAGGCAAATTGTCCCTGCTTACAGCGCGCTCTGCAGGACATGCAAAGGGTATCAGGCCTCACGTCAAGTGTGGGCGGGGTGTGGTCCGGCACCACCGTCGATGGCCGTGCTATGCTCCGAACGTCACTGGATGTCGTGAAGGAGAACAAAGACATCTTGCGAGGGATTCTCCACACTCTAGCTTGTCCAGGACCCCACAACGGCCACCTGCTCGCACTTCTGACATTCGTCCTATCCAGCGTCGTCAATTTGTACGCCATCATCACTTCATCAAGGCCACCGCCTGCATCAGGTCAACAACCACCCGTGCCGAACATGGACCGCTCAAGTAGCGTGAGCTCTTTGGCTAGTCTGGGAGACTACAATGCTGACCAGGAAGATCCCGTACATGCGGCCGCATACATCGTCTTTGgggagctgcagcagcttcgcaaGTCTTGTGAGCAGCTCGCGCATCGACTCAAAGATCACGCAATATTGCAAGATGGCTCGGCCGCAAGCCGATTCGGCGGGAAAATCCAGCCGTCGTTATCGGCTAACATCTGTCGTACGTTAGAGACAGATCTTAACAGACTTTTCAAAGAGCTGGCTCTTGCAGTTATCCAGAAATTGACATGA
- a CDS encoding mitochondrial 37S ribosomal protein bS6m (antiSMASH:Cluster_7): MLYELIGVVRPGRSVNEIKEITRTTGNIILGAGGVVRGITNWGTFTLPNPARKQGATYREGHYFILRFDSSAKTQHAVRRTLGLDPRMIRYSVVKMGSKLEDIKDVAGKADWGKTRSSEAI, from the exons ATGTTGTACGAACTGATAGGCGTG GTACGCCCTGGGCGCAGCGTCAATGAAATCAAAGA AATCACACGAACAACAGGAAACATCATTCTCGGAGCAGGCGGCGTAGTCCGAGGGATCACAAACTGGGGCACATTCACACTACCCAACCCGGCGCGAAAACAAGGCGCGACATATCGAGAGGGCCACTATTTCATTTTACGATTCGATTCGAGCGCAAAGACACAACATGCTGTGCGAAGAACATTGGGCCTTGATCCGCGAATGATCAGATACAGCGTGGTGAAGATGGGGAGTAAGCTGGAGGACATCAAAGATGTGGCAGGGAAGGCCGACTGGGGAAAGACGCGATCGAGCGAAGCGATTTGA
- a CDS encoding uncharacterized protein (antiSMASH:Cluster_7), giving the protein MASETERNSSRLVMPHACMSCASRRVRCDRGSPKCSTCVKRGADCVYQRIPPRPRRKRRAESAERKVERYERILSEHGLLEDSPPTASESGRTSQAKESRSPDQGQPDAGILIGGQGGTRYIDDRIWVGLGGHAIARGVEEAFAGHRETSDAEAILADPLSATAFTPSHQPLFRFHPAHEEAMYLWKTHLDRVEPICRLLHIPTAAQLILTRSQNSQLLSPAEECLLFAIYHFAVHSLTDDECRRQFPHTERDVLLERFSFATEQALVNVGWLATTDLTVLQAVVLFLLASRHKHDPNSYWILTGAAMRIGQRLGVHRDGERLGMPPFEVEMRRRLYYQLLPLDGAASAASGAGITPIPESWDCKPPLNISDANLQPGMPGPLVEQRGATEMMFCLARAHLGLCFLKVSRATANGAGHEIVEGLIQQAESEVEDRYIRFCDVVDCLHFQTICFARAAIHAMRLRLRLSKFSFTTASNAEKKEIYGLTQKIMDANIAMHSNAGVRKYLWNVRTFAIWGSWESLIFVLNSLCEANMLAEEDREDAWLRIQQLYESRNLCDWRQVLHVAVGRLALKAWEASPPGGWLVEPGFVTTIRESFGSSQNKPRASNASHEVTDPSASNLALGASVAQQGTLEDVVAGDLDLDFMDWTAWEQMIKNYG; this is encoded by the coding sequence ATGGCATCAGAAACGGAGCGAAACTCATCGCGCCTGGTGATGCCTCACGCGTGTATGAGCTGTGCGTCTCGCAGGGTGCGCTGTGATCGAGGCTCTCCCAAGTGCTCTACCTGCGTGAAACGCGGTGCCGATTGTGTCTACCAGCGAATTCCGCCTCGGCCTCGGCGGAAACGGCGTGCGGAAAGCGCGGAGCGCAAGGTAGAACGGTATGAACGCATCCTCTCGGAGCATGGTCTGCTCGAGGACTCCCCGCCCACTGCGAGCGAATCTGGGCGAACATCACAAGCAAAGGAGAGCCGCTCCCCCGACCAAGGACAGCCCGATGCTGGAATCCTCATTGGCGGCCAGGGCGGCACTAGGTACATCGATGATCGGATCTGGGTAGGCCTGGGCGGTCATGCAATTGCACGCGGCGTTGAAGAAGCTTTTGCGGGGCATAGGGAGACATCAGATGCTGAAGCAATTCTCGCTGATCCGCTGAGCGCCACAGCATTCACTCCTTCGCATCAACCCCTCTTTCGCTTTCATCCTGCTCACGAAGAAGCGATGTACCTCTGGAAGACCCATCTGGACCGCGTGGAGCCGATCTGTAGACTGCTTCATATACCCACTGCAGCTCAGCTGATTCTTACTCGCTCTCAGAATTCGCAATTGCTCTCGCCAGCTGAAGAATGTCTGCTTTTTGCGATCTACCATTTTGCGGTTCACTCTTTGACAGACGACGAATGTCGACGCCAGTTTCCGCACACGGAACGCGACGTGCTCTTGGAGCGGTTCAGCTTCGCCACTGAGCAAGCACTTGTAAACGTCGGGTGGCTAGCAACTACCGACCTCACAGTCCTTCAGGCCGTGGTATTGTTCTTGCTTGCTTCTAGGCACAAGCATGACCCCAACTCATACTGGATCTTAACGGGAGCTGCTATGCGGATTGGACAACGGCTTGGTGTACATCGCGATGGTGAGAGGCTTGGTATGCCTCCGTTCGAGGTCGAAATGAGGCGACGGCTCTACTACCAGTTATTGCCGCTTGATGGTGCTGCAAGTGCCGCATCAGGTGCTGGCATCACTCCCATACCCGAGAGCTGGGACTGCAAACCGCCCCTAAACATCTCTGATGCTAATCTACAGCCCGGAATGCCCGGTCCACTCGTCGAACAAAGAGGAGCTACAGAGATGATGTTTTGTCTGGCCCGCGCCCACCTCGGATTATGCTTCTTGAAAGTTTCGAGAGCAACAGCAAATGGCGCCGGTCATGAGATCGTCGAGGGTCTTATCCAACAGGCAGAATCAGAAGTGGAGGACAGATACATACGCTTTTGCGATGTTGTCGATTGCCTCCATTTCCAAACCATTTGTTTTGCTCGAGCTGCGATTCACGCGATGCGCCTTCGACTACGCCTGTCAAAATTCAGCTTCACCACGGCGTCCAATgcagagaagaaagagatttACGGGCTGACACAGAAGATCATGGATGCGAATATTGCCATGCATAGCAATGCAGGCGTGAGAAAGTATCTATGGAACGTACGAACGTTCGCAATCTGGGGGTCGTGGGAGtctctcatcttcgtcctgAATAGCTTGTGCGAGGCAAACATGCTCGCTGAGGAAGATCGCGAAGATGCATGGCTCCGAATCCAGCAGCTGTATGAAAGTCGCAATCTGTGTGATTGGAGACAAGTTTTGCATGTTGCAGTCGGAAGATTGGCCTTGAAAGCGTGGGAAGCTAGTCCGCCAGGCGGCTGGCTCGTCGAGCCAGGTTTTGTTACGACCATCAGAGAGAGTTTCGGGTCGTCACAGAATAAGCCTCGTGCCAGCAACGCCTCTCACGAGGTAACCGATCCTTCAGCATCGAACCTTGCTCTTGGCGCCAGCGTGGCGCAACAAGGTACACTGGAGGACGTCGTCGCCGGGGACTTGGACCTTGACTTCATGGATTGGACGGCCTGGGAGCAGATGATCAAAAATTATGGCTGA
- a CDS encoding uncharacterized protein (antiSMASH:Cluster_7~BUSCO:EOG09264SUZ), with protein MASAVAGRAFARSLGASSVVRSSKPQYFRLRTQQIAKPAVRSFTAGAKVWEKRYTEDHEWVELSEDGTTGTIGISHYAANALGDVVFVELPTADLEVSEGDTIGAVESVKSASDIMTPVSGTIVEANSALEDKPATINKSPEGEGWLAKIKLSDPKELEKLKTAEEYKKFTEEADQDH; from the exons ATGGCCTCAGCAGTAGCAGGACGAGCTTTTGCGCGCTCATTGGGAGCTTCGAGCGTGGTGCGAAGCAGCAAACCACAATATTTCCGACTCCGAACACAACAGATCGCGAAGCCCGCTGTGCGGAGCTTCACCGCAGGCGCGAAAG TATGGGAGAAACGCTACACTGAGGACCACGAGTGGGTGGAACTCTCCGAGGACGGCACAACAG GCACAATTGGTATTTCCCACTACGCCGCCAACGCCCTCGGCgatgtcgtcttcgtcgagctTCCCACCGCCGACCTCGAAGTGTCCGAAGGTGACACCATCGGCGCTGTCGAATCCGTAAAATCGGCTTCCGACATCATGACTCCTGTGAGCGGAACAATTGTCGAAGCGAACAGTGCGCTGGAAGATAAGCCTGCGACGATCAACAAGTCTCCCGAAGGAGAAGGGTGGCTTGCGAAGATCAAGCTTTCGGATCCcaaggagctggagaagctgaagactgCGGAGGAGTACAAGAAGTTCACTGAGGAGGCAGATCAGGATCATTGA
- a CDS encoding uncharacterized protein (antiSMASH:Cluster_7) — MAQADEREHQDVVLNLIETYHELNACVIDELTAQPTALQFARYVGRNRPFVVRKCACSWRAVRQWDASYLREVMGDAAVNVATTPKGNADGLVEVEHGNLILVEPYEKKESFGDFLGYIQAEAHLSEQERSGRNVKYAQTQNDNLRAEYSALFADVPDSIDFASAALDAEPDAVNFWLGNERSVTALHKDNYENVYVQVRGQKHFVLLPPIEMPCVNEVPVQFARYQPTGDDESKLEPQTYEGSEPIPTPIWDPDEPDARASPYSKASKPMRVTLDEGDMMYLPAMWYHKVSQSSGEEAFSCSVNYWYDMDFSGSFWAQNNYLRETVEATAKHVRYPELDFGDEEQSHP; from the exons ATGGCACAAGCCGACGAGCGAGAACATCAAGACGTTGTGCTAAATCTTATCGAGACTTATCACGAACTCAATGCTTGTGTAATCGATGAGCTCACCGCCCAGCCTACGGCGCTGCAGTTCGCGCGCTACGTGGGCAGGAATCGACCTTTTGTCGTGCGGAAATGTGCTTGTTCTTGGCGAGCGGTGCGGCAATGGGACGCGTCGTATCTGCGCGAGGTGATGGGCGATGCCGCGGTCAATGTGGCCACGACGCCGAAAGG AAATGCAGATGGGTTGGTGGAGGTTGAACATGGGAATTTGATCCTGGTCGAACCAtatgagaagaaagagagcttTGGCGACTTCCTGGGCTATATTCAAGCTGAAGCGCATCTATCAGAGCAGGAGCGAAGTGGCAGAAACGTCAAGTACGCGCAAACAC AAAATGATAATCTCCGCGCAGAGTACTCAGCACTGTTCGCAGATGTGCCTGATAGCATTGACTTCGCCAGCGCGGCCTTAGATGCAGAACCTGACGCAGTAAACTTCTGGCTGGGCAATGAGAGATCTGTCACAGCCTTGCACAAGGACAATTACGAAAATGTCTATGTCCAGGTCCGGGGACAGAAGCACTTTGTACTTCTCCCGCCGATCGAAATGCCATGCGTGAACGAAGTCCCGGTTCAATTCGCGAGATATCAGCCAACCGGTGACGATGAATCAAAACTGGAGCCACAGACCTACGAGGGTAGCGAACCAATTCCAACACCAATCTGGGATCCTGACGAGCCGGACGCGCGAGCCTCGCCATATTCGAAGGCGTCTAAGCCGATGCGCGTCACCCTGGATGAAGGAGACATGATGTACCTGCCGGCGATGTGGTACCACAAGGTGTCGCAGAGCTCTGGTGAAGAGGCCTTCTCGTGCTCAGTCAACTACTGGTATGACATGGATTTCAGTGGAAGCTTTTGGGCGCAGAACAACTACCTGAGGGAAACTGTCGAGGCTACTGCGAAGCACGTGAGGTATCCTGAGCTCGATTTCGGCGATGAAGAACAAAGTCATCCATGA
- a CDS encoding uncharacterized protein (SMCOG1087:hypothetical protein~antiSMASH:Cluster_7): MGSIGLEEKTRDYLTHGDPDEFNPELWSSGRLPDRQPETHLNVLIVGAGPSGLMTALECWRKGHNVVGILERSKGPVYTGDLVIIAPSAITVFKHWPDMLEDLEADKRESSQYYYKHTGEHILGPTRFTFNEPDVEAEIRRAGNPVPGPNQIRKQFFRTLLKQVARIGLRVEYDTTVAEYFEVEAAGVAGVVLSGSRAVRVADLVVAADATRTRSDLLIHGRHQPAKSSGMSVYRCSMPPEIPLQDPAFRERWGEAIERGESSHEFWLGRGMHLNMAISPKIVAFGLTPRDSTQMEGGVAPIESWQPDVDPEQVLEVLRRTPGWPAAVESLIKSAPKGSVVHWPLMWRNLQESWTSQGGLVVQVGDAAHSTIPASASGATLALEDAVTLASCLQLSCINGGKQGASLGARVYNMLRYQRVACSQKAAFVNSEILARANMEEISKNPEKAKIHYPKWLFMHDPEKYAYDNYGSAVANLLSGAPFQNTNIPPGHKFSVWTMEGVLEEYRSGKKAADFLDGDWS, translated from the exons ATGGGGTCAATAGGTCTCGAAGAGAAGACGAGGGATTACCTCACTCATGGCGACCCAGATGAGTTCAACCCGGAGCTTTGGAGTTCTGGGAGATTGCCTGATCGCCAGCCAGAGACCCATCTCAATGTACTCATCGTCGGCGCAGGGCCAAGTGGACTGATGACTGCGCTTGAATGTTGGAGGAAAGGGCACAATGTGGTTGGCATTTTAGAAAGAAGCAAAGGCCCTGTATACACAG GAGATCTTGTCATCATAGCGCCGTCGGCGATAACTGTCTTCAAGCATTGGCCCGATATGCTCGAGGATCTTGAGGCGGATAAGCGTGAAAGCTCGCAGTACTACTACAAGCACACTGGAGAGCATATCCTGGGACCAACACGATTCACGTTCAACGAACCTGACGTAGAAGCCGAGATCAGGCGTGCCGGGAACCCAGTCCCTGGACCCAACCAGATTCGAAAGCAATTCTTTCGGACTTTGCTAAAGCAGGTAGCCCGGATTGGTCTGAGGGTCGAATATGACACAACGGTTGCCGAGTACTTTGAGGTAGAGGCGGCCGGTGTGGCCGGTGTTGTTCTCTCCGGCAGCAGAGCCGTACGCGTCGCAGACCTGGTAGTCGCGGCTGATGCAACGCGTACTCGCTCAGATCTCCTCATCCATGGACGCCACCAACCAGCAAAATCCAGTGGCATGTCAGTCTATCGCTGTTCAATGCCCCCAGAAATACCTCTTCAGGACCCTGCGTTCAGAGAGAGATGGGGCGAAGCAATTGAGAGAGGAGAATCGTCACATGAATTCTGGCTTGGTCGCGGCATGCATCTCAATATGGCCATATCACCAAAGATCGTGGCCTTTGGACTTACTCCGCGAGACAGCACGCAGATGGAGGGCGGCGTTGCGCCTATTGAATCCTGGCAACCTGATGTGGACCCGGAGCAAGTTTTAGAAGTACTTCGTCGCACACCAGGCTGGCCAGCTGCCGTCGAAAGTCTCATCAAGTCCGCGCCCAAAGGTAGCGTAGTCCATTGGCCTCTGATGTGGCGCAATCTCCAAGAGAGCTGGACATCGCAAGGCGGCCTAGTTGTCCAAGTGGGCGATGCTGCTCACAGCACTATACCGGCGTCGGCAAGCGGTGCGACTTTGGCATTGGAAGATGCTGTCACCCTTGCTTCATGCTTACAACTTTCGTGTATCAACGGAGGCAAGCAAGGTGCCTCATTAGGCGCTCGAGTGTACAATATGCTACGCTATCAGCGCGTTGCTTGCTCGCAGAAGGCTGCATTTGTCAATTCGGAAATTCTAGCCCGAGCCAACATGGAGGAGATTTCCAAAAATCCGGAAAAGGCGAAGATTCACTACCCGAAGTGGCTATTCATGCATGATCCGGAAAAGTATGCGTACGACAACTATGGCTCTGCTGTTGCCAACCTCTTGTCTGGCGCGCCGTTCCAGAACACCAATATTCCTCCGGGACACAAGTTCAGTGTCTGGACGATGGAGGGCGTACTTGAAGAATATCGAAGCGGCAAGAAGGCAGCTGATTTCCTTGATGGCGATTGGTCATGA